One Panicum virgatum strain AP13 chromosome 3N, P.virgatum_v5, whole genome shotgun sequence DNA segment encodes these proteins:
- the LOC120664705 gene encoding 50S ribosomal protein L7/L12-like — translation MAASMLRSGHRLFLRRQRLSAAFSTASAEELIDVRKLPTDYDPSTFDPSSPSRPPPSDRVWRLVEDVSSLTLAESAALSSLLLRRLDIPSAPPIAILNSAAGLGGGGTAGAAGEKAAAAAEKTVFELRLEAFDAASKIKVIKEIRTFTDLGLKEAKELVEKAPAVIKDGVSKEDAEAIVERMKAVGAKVVMD, via the coding sequence ATGGCCGCCTCCATGCTCCGCTCCGGCCACCGACTCTTCCTccgccgccagcgcctctcTGCAGCATTCTCCACCGCCTCGGCCGAGGAGCTCATCGACGTCCGCAAGCTTCCCACCGACTACGACCCCTCCACCTTTGACCCATCCTCCCCGTCCCGGCCGCCTCCGTCCGACCGCGTGTGGCGCCTCGTCGAGGACGTCTCCTCCCTCACCCTTGCGGAGTCCgccgctctctcctctctccttctccGCCGCCTTGACATACCCTCGGCACCCCCCATCGCCATCCTCAACTCCGCTGCggggcttggcggcggcggcacggccggcGCGGCTGGAGAGAAGGCTGCGGCGGCAGCCGAGAAGACGGTCTTCGAGCTGCGGCTGGAGGCGTTCGACGCGGCGAGCAAGATCAAGGTGATCAAGGAAATCCGGACGTTCACTGACCTGGGGCTGAAGGAGGCCAAGGAGCTGGTGGAGAAGGCGCCTGCGGTGATCAAGGACGGCGTATCCAAGGAGGATGCTGAGGCGATCGTCGAGCGGATGAAGGCTGTTGGAGCCAAGGTCGTCATGGACTGA
- the LOC120664704 gene encoding protein DETOXIFICATION 14-like: MEDRAPLLLPQYTLRDGGDGREEKCGSGSGCVRWWRDLAREAGKVGYVALPMAAVSMSQYAVQVASNMMVGHLPGVLPLSASAIATSLATVSGFSLLIGMASGLETLCGQAYGAKQYEKLGMHTYRAIVTLIVVSIPISLLWVFMAKLLILIGQDPLISREAGRYIVWLIPGLFAYAISQPLTKFLQSQSLIIPMLWFSIATLLLHIPICWLLVFKTSLGYIGASLAISLSYWLNVIMLAAYIRCSNSCKETRSPPTIEAFKGVGVFLRLALPSALMLCFEWWSFEILILLSGILPNPELQTSVLSICLTTITLMYTIPYGFGAAASTRVANELGGGNPEGARSAVQVVMCIAVMEAAIITVILLASQHILGYAYSSDKEVVAYVNAMVPFVCVSVAADSLQGVLSGIARGCGWQHLGAYVNLGSFYLVGIPTALLLGFVLKMEGKGLWIGISCGSIVQFFLLAIIAFFSNWQKMSDKARERVFSDEPSDKVPSESDGSEMP; encoded by the exons ATGGAGGACAGAGCGCCGCTTCTGCTGCCGCAGTACACGTtgcgggacggcggcgacggacgGGAGGAGAagtgcggcagcggcagcggctgcgTCAGGTGGTGGAGGGACCTGGCGCGGGAGGCCGGCAAGGTCGGGTACGTGGCCCTGCCGATGGCGGCCGTGAGCATGTCGCAGTACGCGGTGCAGGTGGCGTCCAACATGATGGTCGGCCACCTCCCCGGCGTCCTcccgctctccgcctccgccatcgCCACCTCCCTCGCCACCGTCTCCGGTTTCAGCCTCCTC ATTGGAATGGCAAGTGGATTGGAAACTCTATGCGGCCAAGCCTATGGCGCAAAACAGTACGAAAAATTGGGAATGCACACCTATAGAGCTATAGTCACACTCATAGTTGTGAGCATTCCAATATCACTTCTGTGGGTTTTCATGGCCAAACTCCTCATCCTCATAGGTCAAGACCCCTTGATCTCAAGGGAAGCCGGGAGATATATAGTCTGGTTGATTCCAGGACTCTTTGCATACGCAATCAGCCAGCCTCTCACAAAATTTCTGCAGTCTCAGAGTCTGATAATTCCTATGCTATGGTTCTCCATTGCAACACTGCTCCTGCACATTCCTATTTGCTGGTTATTAGTGTTCAAGACCAGTTTAGGGTATATTGGAGCTTCTTTGGCGATAAGCTTATCATATTGGTTAAACGTAATTATGCTTGCTGCTTACATTAGATGCTCGAATTCTTGTAAGGAGACCCGCTCGCCTCCTACAATTGAGGCCTTCAAAGGAGTTGGTGTGTTTCTGCGCCTAGCTCTTCCATCTGCACTGATGCTGTG TTTTGAATGGTGGTCCTTTGAGATCCTCATTCTTCTCTCAGGAATTTTACCAAATCCAGAGCTACAAACTTCAGTTCTTTCAATCTG CCTGACGACTATCACGTTAATGTATACTATACCTTATGGGTTTGGAGCCGCTGCAAG CACTAGGGTAGCAAATGAATTAGGTGGTGGCAACCCCGAAGGAGCTCGATCAGCTGTCCAGGTTGTCATGTGTATTGCCGTGATGGAGGCGGCTATCATTACAGTTATCCTGTTGGCATCACAGCACATCTTGGGCTATGCATATAGCAGCGATAAGGAGGTTGTTGCGTATGTCAATGCAATGGTTCCATTTGTGTGCGTCTCTGTTGCTGCTGATAGCCTGCAAGGAGTTCTATCAG GTATTGCTAGAGGTTGCGGGTGGCAGCACTTGGGCGCCTATGTCAACCTGGGCTCGTTCTATCTCGTTGGGATCCCAACGGCACTCTTGCTCGGCTTTGTTCTGAAGATGGAAGGAAAAGGGCTTTGGATAGGCATTTCCTGTGGCTCCATAGTGCAGTTCTTCCTCCTTGCCATCATAGCATTCTTCAGCAACTGGCAGAAGATG TCCGATAAAGCGAGGGAGAGAGTTTTCAGCGACGAGCCGTCAGACAAGGTACCTTCCGAATCGGATGGATCGGAAATGCCTTAA